The nucleotide window ACCGTCCTGAGCAACatataaaaaaaccccaaaaaaaccaacaaaaaaagaaggtaacagaaaaaaaaatgcttatttacataaaacaaaaatggccgctaatacagtgcccaaatttcaaaaatttggagAATATTAACAAACACCACctaatattgtatttttttttttttttgtagaacaATTTGAAAccactttgatataaaattggatcgattgagcccatattttattggtcgagctatgagttttgacatacgtctcgtccaatattttaaaactcacagcgaGGCCAATAAACATTGGgcgtaaaacatccaattttatcattattatgacatgtatgaggtggatccaatattttcacacacttggattcatcaaaacataataatgatcaaaatcggagcatgttttattttgttacaCCTGTGGACAATAGTatagaccaaaatttgacatttgaccttcatGTCTATAACCTAAGAACTGTATAATATcggagacaggtcaaactatatactttttctgaatccctaAATGAGAAGAATACATTGGTATAGGTCATACCCAGAATCGACCCAGAATTTTGAAACTTGAGCCTTGCCTATtaaactgattaatttgataaccaggcaggtttggttcaccccagaagaactgctctggcggggcttcctctttaagtaaaataatgggtttgcctagacaaaattggaacacctATGTTTCTACTTGCTAGTGACTCTATAAACACCGTCCTGAGcaacatataaaaaaaacccaaaaaaaaccaaaaaaaaaagaaggtaacagaaaaaaaatgcttatttacataaaacaaaaatggccgctaatacagtgcccaaatttcaaaaatttggagAATATTAACAAACACCACctaatattgtattttttttcattatttgtaGAACAATTTGAAAccactttgatataaaattggatcgattgagcccatattttattggtcgagctatgagttttgacatacgtctcgtccaatattttaaaactcacagcgaGGCCAATAAACATTGGgcgtaaaacatccaattttatcattattatgacatgtatgaggtggatccaatattttcacacacttggattcatcaaaacataataatgatcaaaatcggagcatgttttattttgttaccCCTGTGGACAATAGTatagaccaaaatttgacatttgaccttcatGTCTATAACCTAAGAACTGTATAATATcggagacaggtcaaactatatactttttctgaatccctaAATGAGAAGAATACATTGGTATAGGTCATACCCAGAATCGACCCAGAATTTTGAAACTTGAGCCTTGCCTATTAAAGCAGCAATTTTGTTATATGCAAATCTGTGTTGCCcctattttgttcttcttttttgccCTGTTGTTGCAATGTCCGAATTCCGCCCCTCTGTCTCTCCGGATGCTGTATTTCGTAAAATTTTggtggtctcatatgaacagtttaaatcgTTTTGTAACCGAACtagggtcatcatggtcatagctgcactatgggaactcgCATCTTTTGATTGTGTTCAAGGTCATAATAATACTGTGgacaaaggtcatttgaggtcaacttgtaaaataccaaTGTAAGACTCtttgttaaaatttggtctcgtATGAACAGTTGAAATCGTAGTGCAACCAACCTGTTTTGGTGGTATCGAAGGTCACataactgaggtcaaaggtcatttgacgTCAACGTGTAAATGTATCATTTAAGACAGACCATCACGATATGCTAATTAAGGTCAGCATATCGTGATGGcctgtcttaaatgagacatttaccTAAAATTTGGTCTCGTATGAACAGTTCTAATCCCATTGCAACTAAATTTgggtaattgcaatattttaagTCGTCTATTGGTGGTTTTCAAGGTCATATACGGAGgtcaatttttgtttgtttaccactcaTACAGTTGGGCATTTAGCTGTTATAATTGCCGAATTTAAATCGTATATTTTTACCTTTTCTGTTTTCAGGTGCTTTGGGTTTCTTGTACACAGGAGATGATACAATACTCGGTAATTTCGCCATTCGAGACCAGCAAGCTTCATTGAAATTTGTACAGCAAAATATTGTCGCATTTGGAGGTGACCCTGACAAGGTATAATTAACAGTAAATTTGTATGTTGCTTTCCTATCGGAACTTCCTAGTATTTTGTTTTGATGGATTGTCCAATTGACCAGCACGAAAGAGTGCGAAATTCCGTTTTGTGCTACTATTCCTGTCAGCATATTCAGGGACAGATTGCAGTACGTTCGCTATGAACAAAATGGGTGTCGGGTTGGTTGACGACGAAAGTGTCATCAACATACCGTCTCCACATCTTCGTTTGTCCATGAGCGAGGACACTTCGGAACTAATGTTGTTGAAATTAATTTCAGTTTTATTCAATGTTgggctatataaaggtcatgacaacGTTTCTAATACGCTTcatatgaaaaaaaaccccactccAACAAGGGCTTTAAAAGGTCATCATTATAtactttttggcaaacatttttgcaaattattttgtgaACTCTTAAATAACATGGTGAAATGTTTTGCATCCTGTTTTCAATAATGGTTTggaacgcttttaaaacgtttggCTTTCTgtaataaattttgtttttgctgCGATGCTAATTTTTACTCATGCAATTATTATTCTGACACCTTTCCTTCAGTGTTGCATATTTTGCAATTCACGTATTTAACTTATGCTTGCTTTTTGTATAGGTCACGTTGATGGGACCATCTTCGGGAGCAGAGTCAACAGCAGTCCATTTAACCTCTCCAAGCAGCGAAAATCTTTTCCACCAAGCCATCATGACTAGCATTTACGTCACTGGTCAGTTCCGTAAGGCAAATGCCGACGCGCCTCTTTTCGGCAAGAAGTTTGCTCGATACGCAGGCTGTGTCACTGCTAGCCCTGCGTGTCTGAGGAAACTGCCCGTGGAAACGATATTGAATATTCAGACGCTGTTGATGTACAGCGATACAGGCCAAGTTGATGGAGAAGGTTCTATACAATATATGCAACCATGGAGTCCGGTTATAGATGGGGACCTAATACACATGCAGCTTCTGGATGCCTTTGAAACGATACAATTTCAACGTAAACCTATGATTATTGGAGTCGCTCGCGATGATGCGCGAAATTTTGCTTTTCAGCTCAATCAAGAACCAATGGATTTGCCAGATTACCTCAAGTTTATACTACAGCATTTTCCCGCTGAAAAAGCCGCTAAAATCGCCGTACAGTATCCTGCTATTATAGGAGTTGATAACCGCGACACTCTCGGCGTCTTGTTGACCGATTTTAATGCCGTATGTTCCAGTCGATATGTTTCCAACATAGTCACGTCTAATGATATCACAGTTTATCACTACATTTATGACAACCCATTGTCGCAAAATGTCACCAATTTAAATTATTGTATCGGTTACTCCTGTCATAATGGAGACTCCCTATTCATGTTTCATAACGCGGTCTTACAGAACTATACATATAATGCGACTGAAGAGAGACTAGCTGACAGTATGTTGTACTACTGGACTAATTTTGCGCATACGGGAAATCCTGATGATGACGACTGGAGAACAGAGACTAAGGACTTTTCTTCGTGGCCAGCTTATGATACGAATGATAACTGGCCTAGTATGAGGTTCACACAGCCAGATAATGGTTTGTTCTTAGATTATAGGTCTAAAGGGTGCACATTTTGGGATGAAATTGGGTACTCCGTGAAAAGCTCGATAAATGTACATAACTGTTTGAAGTCTTCACCATAATATGAGTATTTTTTTCGCTCTCTCTTATCACCTTGATAGCTTCTTCGAGACAAACTTTTTCATGATCCACTGCCTCATCTCGAaacaaatatcaccaaatttgaattacgttctgatgtaccagaacgtaatttaaCACAGTGGCCcatgaagcagtgtaatacacataaccatgcataactcgcaaaagcaaaatcagaatcaactgaaattttgggaataagcctttttcgtggat belongs to Amphiura filiformis chromosome 18, Afil_fr2py, whole genome shotgun sequence and includes:
- the LOC140139519 gene encoding cAMP-regulated D2 protein-like, with the protein product MGDYERKCTHLYLELIACIIIIGIVLNRPISADNGLRKSGGKLSKDYQNDHDQVIVDGYSNGQPVVDTAHGTVHGIYFEEARAFLGIPYAAPPVGDLRWAPPQEPEPWSEPRNTTEHSLSCPQFPYNETKMSEDCLYVNIYTPLDANPTSNYPVIVILHGGYFVMNSNSRPKFDGRFLANSSVVAVVPNFRIGALGFLYTGDDTILGNFAIRDQQASLKFVQQNIVAFGGDPDKVTLMGPSSGAESTAVHLTSPSSENLFHQAIMTSIYVTGQFRKANADAPLFGKKFARYAGCVTASPACLRKLPVETILNIQTLLMYSDTGQVDGEGSIQYMQPWSPVIDGDLIHMQLLDAFETIQFQRKPMIIGVARDDARNFAFQLNQEPMDLPDYLKFILQHFPAEKAAKIAVQYPAIIGVDNRDTLGVLLTDFNAVCSSRYVSNIVTSNDITVYHYIYDNPLSQNVTNLNYCIGYSCHNGDSLFMFHNAVLQNYTYNATEERLADSMLYYWTNFAHTGNPDDDDWRTETKDFSSWPAYDTNDNWPSMRFTQPDNGLFLDYRSKGCTFWDEIGYSVKSSINVHNCLKSSP